From the genome of Pelobacter propionicus DSM 2379, one region includes:
- a CDS encoding TIGR00282 family metallophosphoesterase, translated as MPVKILFIGDIIGKPGRQALSRQLDRLVDRYCVDMVIANGENAAGGFGLTTDTAKELFDLGVGGLTSGNHIWDKKEQVPLVLASQRIIRPANYPEGVAGQGSMILATPGGVKVGVLNLEGRVFMKYLECPFRTADREIERLRQETPIILVDFHAEATSEKASLGWYLDGRVSAVIGTHTHVQTADERILTQGTAYMSDAGMTGSFDSVIGIGKDEAIRKFLTQLPVKFEVPKKDIRLNGVVIDIDEATGKALAIERIAVCC; from the coding sequence ATGCCCGTTAAGATTCTTTTCATCGGCGACATCATCGGCAAGCCGGGCCGCCAGGCGCTTTCCCGCCAGCTGGACCGCCTGGTGGACCGTTACTGCGTCGACATGGTCATTGCCAATGGCGAGAATGCGGCCGGCGGATTCGGCCTGACGACGGATACCGCCAAAGAGCTGTTCGACCTGGGGGTAGGCGGCCTCACCAGCGGCAACCACATCTGGGACAAGAAGGAACAGGTCCCGCTGGTGCTGGCCAGCCAGCGCATCATCAGGCCTGCCAACTACCCCGAGGGTGTTGCCGGACAGGGGAGCATGATTCTCGCCACGCCCGGTGGTGTCAAGGTAGGGGTGCTCAACCTTGAGGGACGGGTGTTCATGAAATACCTAGAATGCCCCTTCAGGACCGCCGACCGGGAAATCGAGCGTCTGCGCCAGGAGACGCCGATCATCCTAGTGGACTTTCACGCCGAGGCTACCTCGGAAAAGGCCTCCCTGGGGTGGTACCTGGATGGCCGGGTCAGCGCGGTGATCGGCACCCACACCCACGTGCAGACCGCCGACGAACGCATCCTGACCCAGGGGACGGCATACATGTCCGATGCCGGCATGACCGGCAGCTTTGATTCGGTGATCGGCATCGGCAAGGACGAGGCCATCCGCAAGTTCCTGACCCAGCTGCCGGTCAAGTTCGAGGTGCCCAAGAAGGATATCCGCCTTAACGGAGTCGTCATCGATATTGATGAAGCCACCGGCAAGGCGCTCGCCATCGAACGCATCGCGGTCTGCTGCTGA
- a CDS encoding 5-formyltetrahydrofolate cyclo-ligase, protein MPKRSLRQQMLALRRALRRDDWLNASGLAQRNLISLEEYSQAKCIALYSPIHNEVDTSLIFQAARAAGKRTLYPVVCGREMVLRQIDHPDQLSQEGAFGILEPCGNGRAHQAHEADLIVVPGVAFDATGHRIGYGKGFYDRFLRHPDQRGTLVGLCHDFQLIDGNLPADQHDIRMDIVITGQRIIRCGGNRRHPTGPDSHRGGS, encoded by the coding sequence ATGCCAAAACGCTCGCTCCGCCAGCAGATGCTGGCGCTCCGTCGTGCGCTCCGTCGTGATGATTGGCTGAATGCCAGCGGTCTGGCGCAGCGCAACCTCATCTCCCTGGAGGAATACTCGCAGGCGAAGTGCATCGCGCTCTACTCGCCGATTCATAACGAGGTGGACACCTCGCTGATCTTCCAGGCAGCCCGCGCCGCCGGCAAACGGACACTGTATCCCGTGGTCTGCGGACGGGAGATGGTGCTTCGCCAGATCGATCATCCCGATCAGCTCAGCCAGGAGGGGGCTTTCGGGATTCTCGAACCCTGCGGAAACGGCAGGGCCCACCAGGCCCACGAGGCGGACCTGATCGTCGTTCCCGGTGTGGCCTTTGATGCGACCGGGCATCGCATCGGCTACGGAAAGGGGTTCTATGACCGTTTTTTGCGACACCCCGACCAGAGGGGCACGCTGGTCGGGCTGTGTCACGATTTCCAGCTGATTGACGGCAATCTTCCGGCTGACCAGCACGATATCCGCATGGACATCGTCATCACCGGACAGCGGATCATTCGCTGCGGAGGTAACCGGCGCCACCCTACTGGCCCGGATTCACATAGAGGAGGTAGTTGA
- a CDS encoding cell division protein ZapB — MNHELFESLDSKVSNLVEKYRALKEENSRLSDEIEQLKAERQGFGSRIDAILGKLDGI, encoded by the coding sequence ATGAATCACGAGCTTTTTGAGTCACTTGACAGCAAGGTCAGCAACCTTGTGGAAAAATACCGCGCCCTGAAAGAGGAAAACAGCCGTCTGTCTGATGAGATAGAGCAATTAAAGGCCGAGCGGCAGGGATTTGGGTCCCGCATCGACGCCATACTGGGTAAGCTGGACGGGATCTGA
- the tyrS gene encoding tyrosine--tRNA ligase, whose amino-acid sequence MSVAEQMAVIKRGAVEILIEKELEAKLEKSLKTGVPLRIKAGFDPTAPDLHLGHTVLIHKLRQFQQLGHEVNFLIGDFTGMIGDPTGKSETRKVLTREDVLKNAETYKEQVFKILDPDKTKVVFNSSWLNDLGCGGLIALASKYTVARMLERDDFHKRFSSQQPISIHEFLYPLVQGYDSVALKSDVELGGTDQKFNLLVGRELQREWGQEPQCVLTMPLLEGLDGVNKMSKSLGNYIGINEPGDEIFGKVMSISDELMVRYYELLSDMPLPELEKLKQGLADNSLHPMETKKALGRELVGRFHGAAAARDAEENFVKRFRDNQIPDDMPQISHCLADGTLLLARAMSEAGLTKSNGEARRSIDQGGVKLNGEKISNPNLELDAAGEYIVQIGRRRFGRIIVSA is encoded by the coding sequence ATGTCCGTAGCCGAACAGATGGCCGTTATCAAGCGTGGCGCCGTGGAGATCCTGATCGAGAAGGAGCTTGAGGCGAAACTGGAGAAGTCGCTGAAAACCGGCGTGCCGCTCAGGATCAAGGCCGGCTTCGATCCCACCGCCCCTGACCTGCATCTGGGACACACCGTGCTGATCCACAAGCTGCGCCAGTTTCAGCAGCTGGGTCACGAGGTGAACTTCCTGATCGGCGATTTCACCGGCATGATCGGCGACCCCACCGGCAAATCGGAGACCCGCAAGGTCCTGACCCGCGAGGATGTGCTCAAGAACGCCGAGACCTACAAGGAGCAGGTCTTCAAGATCCTGGATCCGGACAAGACCAAGGTGGTGTTCAACTCCAGCTGGCTGAACGACCTGGGCTGCGGCGGTCTGATCGCCCTGGCATCCAAGTACACCGTGGCCCGCATGCTGGAGCGGGACGACTTCCACAAACGCTTCTCCAGCCAGCAGCCGATCAGCATCCATGAGTTCCTCTACCCGCTGGTGCAGGGGTACGACTCGGTTGCCCTGAAATCGGACGTGGAGCTGGGGGGGACGGACCAGAAGTTCAACCTGCTGGTGGGGCGCGAGTTGCAGCGCGAGTGGGGCCAGGAGCCCCAGTGCGTGCTGACTATGCCGCTCCTGGAGGGGCTGGACGGGGTCAACAAGATGTCCAAGTCACTGGGCAACTACATCGGCATCAATGAACCGGGCGACGAGATCTTCGGCAAGGTCATGTCAATCTCCGACGAGCTGATGGTCCGTTACTACGAACTGCTCTCCGACATGCCGCTCCCGGAGCTTGAGAAGCTCAAACAGGGGCTGGCGGACAACTCCCTGCACCCCATGGAAACCAAGAAGGCCCTGGGCCGTGAGCTGGTGGGACGCTTCCACGGAGCAGCGGCGGCCAGGGATGCGGAGGAAAATTTCGTCAAACGCTTCCGCGACAACCAGATCCCGGACGACATGCCCCAGATCAGTCACTGTCTGGCCGACGGCACCCTGCTTTTGGCCCGCGCCATGAGCGAGGCGGGGCTGACCAAGTCCAACGGCGAGGCGCGGCGTTCCATCGATCAGGGGGGGGTCAAGCTGAACGGCGAGAAGATCTCCAACCCCAACCTGGAGCTGGATGCGGCCGGCGAGTACATCGTCCAGATCGGGCGCCGCCGTTTCGGCCGGATCATCGTCAGCGCATGA
- a CDS encoding roadblock/LC7 domain-containing protein, which yields MPFRAILEELVNRTPRSVGAILIDWEGEAVQEYCHCTPYDIRFMAAHQAIILNRLRECATWNDAGNRIQDFVITTDQAHLILGCVDDDYSLMMSIQRDCPLQLALRHFRHTIAELKREI from the coding sequence ATGCCGTTTCGCGCTATTCTGGAAGAGTTGGTCAACCGCACGCCCCGCTCTGTGGGTGCGATACTGATTGACTGGGAAGGGGAGGCGGTGCAGGAGTACTGTCACTGCACACCCTACGATATCCGTTTCATGGCCGCCCACCAGGCAATCATCTTGAACCGCCTCAGGGAATGCGCCACCTGGAATGACGCTGGCAACAGGATTCAGGATTTCGTGATAACAACGGACCAGGCGCATCTGATCCTCGGCTGCGTCGATGATGATTATTCGCTGATGATGAGCATCCAGCGCGACTGCCCGCTGCAGTTGGCCTTACGCCACTTCCGCCACACCATCGCGGAACTCAAGAGGGAGATATGA
- a CDS encoding cell division protein ZapA: MKASHSVTVLGREISVRSSAPQAKVQEVEAFVNTRLQEIGSALKSGDAQLVLTLALLNTAEELLDLRKKHETDASLEGRLREMLYKLESA; this comes from the coding sequence GTGAAGGCATCCCACTCCGTAACGGTACTGGGCCGGGAGATCTCGGTCAGAAGTTCGGCGCCGCAAGCCAAGGTCCAGGAGGTTGAGGCCTTTGTCAACACCAGGTTGCAGGAGATAGGCTCCGCACTGAAGAGTGGCGACGCGCAACTGGTGCTGACCCTGGCGCTTTTGAACACCGCCGAAGAGCTGCTGGATTTGCGGAAAAAACACGAAACTGACGCGTCTCTCGAAGGCAGGCTGCGGGAGATGCTGTACAAGCTGGAATCGGCCTGA
- the rny gene encoding ribonuclease Y, producing MLVITVLAAVAAYFAGSRVNKKDSGLIVKQSEELAAKMIDDARREAETITKEADLKARAEIIEAKAGHDREITEKKKDLQILEKRLQQKEENLDKKFGLIEQKELDMLKKEQSFVAREQNLAAKSEELSRASDVQQAKLEEISGMSASEAKKELMTSMEDEAKHDAAKRIKAIEEEARETADKKAKEIISLAVQRYAGEYVAEKTVSVVPLPSDEMKGRIIGREGRNIRALEAATGIDLIIDDTPEAVILSGFNPVRREVARMSLEKLIGDGRIHPGRIEEVVAKATEEVDLGIKEAGERAAFDLGVHGIHPEIIKLIGRLKYRTSYTQNIYQHSLEVAFICGIMAAELGINVKQAKRAGLLHDLGKAVDHEVEGSHAVIGADLARKYGESAKIVHAIMAHHEDEKPNSVLAVLVQAADALSGARPGARREMMETYVKRLDDLERIATSFGGVTNSFAIQAGREIRVMVSSDHVTDEQSLIMARDIAKKIEAEMTYPGQIKVNVIRETRAVEYAR from the coding sequence ATGCTGGTCATCACCGTGCTGGCGGCCGTCGCGGCCTACTTCGCGGGAAGCAGGGTCAACAAGAAGGATTCGGGCCTGATCGTCAAACAGTCCGAGGAACTGGCAGCCAAGATGATCGACGACGCCCGGCGCGAGGCGGAAACCATCACCAAGGAAGCTGACTTGAAGGCCAGGGCCGAGATCATCGAGGCCAAGGCCGGCCATGACCGGGAGATAACGGAGAAGAAGAAAGACCTGCAGATCCTGGAAAAACGGTTGCAGCAGAAGGAAGAGAACCTGGACAAGAAGTTCGGCCTGATCGAGCAGAAGGAACTGGACATGCTCAAGAAGGAGCAGTCCTTTGTCGCCAGGGAGCAGAACCTCGCGGCAAAAAGCGAGGAACTGAGCAGGGCCTCCGACGTGCAGCAGGCCAAGCTGGAGGAAATCTCCGGCATGTCGGCCAGCGAGGCTAAGAAAGAATTGATGACCAGCATGGAGGACGAGGCCAAGCACGATGCGGCCAAGCGCATCAAGGCCATCGAGGAGGAAGCCCGCGAAACAGCCGACAAGAAGGCCAAGGAGATCATATCCCTGGCGGTCCAGCGCTATGCCGGCGAATACGTGGCCGAGAAAACCGTGTCGGTCGTGCCGCTCCCCTCGGACGAGATGAAGGGGCGCATCATCGGCCGCGAGGGACGCAACATCCGCGCCCTGGAGGCTGCTACCGGCATTGACCTGATCATCGACGATACCCCCGAGGCGGTGATCCTCTCCGGATTCAACCCGGTACGGCGCGAGGTGGCCCGCATGTCCCTGGAAAAACTGATCGGCGACGGCCGCATCCATCCCGGGCGCATCGAAGAGGTGGTGGCCAAGGCCACGGAAGAGGTGGACCTGGGCATCAAGGAGGCTGGAGAGCGGGCCGCCTTCGACCTGGGAGTGCACGGCATTCATCCGGAGATCATCAAGCTGATCGGCCGTCTCAAGTACCGCACCTCCTATACCCAGAACATCTACCAGCACTCGCTGGAAGTTGCCTTTATCTGCGGCATCATGGCCGCCGAGCTGGGCATCAACGTCAAACAGGCCAAGCGCGCCGGTCTGCTGCACGACCTGGGCAAGGCCGTTGACCATGAGGTGGAGGGCTCCCACGCCGTGATCGGAGCGGACCTGGCCCGCAAGTACGGCGAGTCAGCCAAGATCGTGCACGCCATCATGGCCCACCACGAGGATGAAAAACCCAACAGCGTACTGGCCGTGCTGGTTCAGGCCGCCGATGCCCTCTCCGGGGCACGTCCCGGCGCACGGCGGGAGATGATGGAGACCTACGTCAAGCGGCTGGATGACCTGGAGCGCATAGCCACCTCCTTTGGCGGCGTCACCAATTCCTTCGCCATCCAGGCCGGCCGCGAGATCCGCGTAATGGTCTCCAGCGACCATGTCACCGACGAGCAGTCACTGATCATGGCCCGTGACATCGCCAAGAAAATCGAAGCGGAGATGACCTATCCCGGCCAGATCAAGGTCAACGTCATTCGGGAAACGCGGGCAGTGGAATATGCCCGTTAA
- the ftsY gene encoding signal recognition particle-docking protein FtsY: MEQTKKKGFFRGLIDKLSGTAPPSAAETAEPAQERELESCRETVPHQEPQPCPEPAAPAALPVPPPPQPAPAEPPPKPGFFERLKQGLQKTKEGLVGRIDALVLGKKEIDADTLEELEEILITSDVGVKTTVELIRTLEQRLGRNELKDGQALKNALKEEILLRLNAHHGQLDIGSRRPFVLLVIGVNGVGKTTTIGKLASRFTGSGKTVLLAAADTFRAAAAEQLVVWGERSGVEVIRHKEGADPSAVVFDACKAAVARDVDILIVDTAGRMHTKVNLMEEMKKIRRVIDREIPGAPHETLLVVDAATGQNAVSQARLFKEAAGVTGIALTKLDGTAKGGVVVAVSHEFALPVRYIGVGEAIDDLRDFSPQEFTDALFQA; this comes from the coding sequence ATGGAACAGACCAAGAAGAAGGGCTTCTTCAGGGGATTGATCGATAAGCTGAGCGGCACGGCCCCTCCTTCCGCCGCCGAGACGGCCGAGCCCGCCCAGGAGCGGGAATTGGAGTCTTGCCGGGAAACGGTCCCGCACCAGGAGCCGCAACCATGCCCGGAACCGGCGGCCCCGGCCGCGCTACCCGTCCCCCCCCCTCCCCAGCCTGCCCCTGCCGAGCCCCCCCCCAAGCCGGGCTTCTTCGAGCGCCTGAAACAGGGGCTGCAGAAGACCAAAGAAGGCCTGGTGGGGCGCATCGATGCCCTGGTGCTGGGCAAGAAGGAGATCGATGCCGACACCCTGGAGGAGTTGGAGGAGATCCTGATCACTTCCGACGTGGGGGTCAAGACGACGGTGGAGCTGATCCGTACCCTGGAGCAGCGCCTGGGGCGCAACGAGCTCAAAGACGGCCAGGCCCTGAAGAACGCCCTCAAGGAAGAAATTCTCCTGCGGTTGAACGCCCACCACGGCCAGCTGGACATCGGCAGCCGGCGCCCCTTCGTTCTGCTGGTGATCGGCGTGAACGGCGTGGGCAAGACCACCACCATCGGCAAGCTGGCCTCCCGCTTCACCGGTTCCGGCAAGACGGTCCTGCTGGCCGCCGCCGACACCTTCCGGGCCGCCGCAGCCGAGCAGTTGGTGGTCTGGGGCGAGCGTTCCGGCGTTGAAGTCATCCGCCACAAGGAGGGGGCCGATCCCTCGGCGGTGGTTTTCGACGCCTGCAAGGCCGCCGTTGCCCGCGACGTGGACATCCTGATCGTCGATACGGCCGGCCGCATGCACACCAAGGTCAACCTGATGGAGGAGATGAAGAAAATCCGCCGCGTCATCGACCGGGAGATCCCTGGCGCGCCCCACGAGACCCTGCTGGTGGTGGATGCGGCCACCGGCCAGAACGCTGTCTCCCAGGCGCGGCTCTTCAAGGAGGCGGCCGGTGTAACCGGTATCGCCCTGACCAAGCTGGACGGAACCGCCAAAGGGGGCGTCGTGGTGGCTGTCAGCCACGAGTTTGCCCTTCCGGTGCGCTATATCGGTGTTGGCGAGGCGATCGACGACCTGCGTGACTTCTCCCCCCAGGAGTTCACGGATGCCCTCTTCCAGGCCTGA
- a CDS encoding MBL fold metallo-hydrolase translates to MTFRITILCENGVGPISGTLGEHGFSALIEPSVGEPLLFDTGQGVTLLHNARRMNKALDCVGTVVLSHGHYDHSGGLLPLLQQHNPLHVCAHPTVFSPRYRLNDNGECISIGIPHSRRELEEAGAIFQLSTEFRGIAPGVFLTGEVPRVTPFEAGDRGIFFDRAGLQPDNAPDDQSLVLESGKGLVILLGCCHAGLVNTLHHVRRCTGRDDIYAIIGGTHLGFCSKEQVDGTIRALKRSGIRRLAASHCTGFAASARMFRDLSAQFQPAHVGYTLEV, encoded by the coding sequence ATGACATTTCGCATTACCATCCTTTGTGAAAACGGCGTCGGCCCGATCTCGGGAACTCTGGGTGAACACGGTTTTTCCGCCCTGATCGAACCGTCCGTTGGAGAGCCACTGCTGTTCGACACCGGGCAGGGAGTGACCCTGCTGCACAATGCCCGCCGGATGAACAAGGCGCTGGACTGCGTTGGAACGGTGGTCCTCTCCCATGGCCACTACGACCACAGCGGTGGCCTGCTACCGCTGCTTCAGCAGCACAATCCTCTGCATGTCTGCGCCCATCCGACAGTTTTCTCTCCGCGCTATCGCCTGAACGACAACGGCGAATGCATCTCCATCGGCATCCCCCACAGCCGGCGGGAGCTGGAAGAGGCGGGAGCCATCTTCCAACTCTCCACGGAATTCCGCGGCATCGCACCGGGGGTGTTTCTGACCGGTGAAGTGCCGCGCGTAACCCCCTTCGAGGCAGGAGATAGGGGTATTTTCTTTGACCGCGCCGGCCTGCAACCGGACAACGCGCCCGACGACCAGTCGCTGGTCCTGGAGAGCGGCAAGGGACTGGTGATACTCCTGGGTTGCTGTCACGCCGGGCTGGTGAATACCTTGCACCATGTGAGGCGCTGCACGGGGAGGGATGACATTTACGCCATCATCGGCGGAACGCACCTGGGTTTCTGCAGCAAAGAGCAGGTCGACGGCACCATCAGGGCGCTGAAACGATCCGGTATCCGCAGGCTGGCGGCAAGTCACTGCACCGGGTTCGCCGCCTCGGCGCGGATGTTCCGGGATCTATCCGCACAGTTCCAGCCCGCCCATGTCGGTTATACCCTGGAGGTCTGA
- the smc gene encoding chromosome segregation protein SMC yields the protein MKIKRLEICGFKSFADRVVLDFQQGVTGVVGPNGCGKSNIVDSIRWCMGEQSAKNLRGKAMEDVIFAGSETRKPLGMAEVSLVFSTEDGRAPAKYLEYSEIQLTRRLYRDGDSDYLINRTPCRLLDITELFMDTGVGTKAYSIIEQGKIGMILHSRPEERRFLIEEAAGVTKFKSRKQQALKKIEGTRQNLARLADVLGEIRRQLASLQRQAKKAEKFREYRDELREIELLFTACEYRATAEQRRTAESEQAVLNGRIRDAFSETALSESRIEEARLSQVEAEKRLAMAQEEIYRIKSEFATAESGLEFQRKELSSLTGRLSRLEAEAGELELRQRECAAQREALEQRRDSSSSEGEELQLLLLREEAALAGQQQSEQELSLLLEGRRRELFAALAESAQFKNRAEGARKRLAALGERLERQAREGIQLAERLELASRNVSQLKGEIASGEEEQEELQMELSSLRQREDELKSRLPKLEEAWQKGRDELNRASSRLHSLQELEAQFAGYDRGVRVLMQTPELRPRFSGMLADSVTAPQELEAALEAALADRLQCVLCSDEQDALVALEFLKKGNAGRAGLALPLAVEPSPFVAVDQALPLERLVQVSGPHGGLVRHILGGVMLTETLAQALELARRFPALSFVTRDGDMVSLGGVVTGGSSEQVQKGIIHKKREIRELEGRVSELGEQASVLEAERDQLRTLSREVAEGLKSMATLLHQSELRLAGLRKDLQRASDEIGRTEERRELQALEAETLNEEREALEAELRLSQERMAEIGDSSQGLDQEVNRFKEELDACRAGLASLRERVTTIRVQVATLGEQREASLRGIDDLERQSRELVRRMTSDRDELEQGASERTRLQEFISSATERLELLLHRQEAGARFLEEARQAHETALNELAVAEARAKRAREESDSVRQDQAELNLRFSTLSLQLEHLEQALRDRHRLAMDEALVRLEAVRFDELASRERRAELQRLLDEVGEVNLMAIDEYAEMEERFNFLSSQRDDLEESLRSLQQAIQRINRTTRQRFHETYNLVNAKFQEVFPRLFCGGRAELRLTNEDDLLETGIDIIVQPPGKKLQNVTLLSGGEKALTAVALIFSIFLIKLTPFCLLDEVDAPLDDANIGRFNDMVREMSAVSQFIIITHNKATMQVADTLYGITMESPGSSKVVSVKLH from the coding sequence ATGAAGATAAAACGGCTGGAAATTTGTGGCTTCAAGTCTTTCGCCGATCGGGTCGTGCTGGATTTTCAGCAGGGGGTGACCGGCGTGGTCGGCCCCAACGGCTGCGGAAAGTCCAATATCGTCGACTCAATCCGCTGGTGCATGGGAGAGCAGTCCGCCAAGAACCTGCGCGGCAAGGCCATGGAAGACGTGATCTTTGCCGGCAGCGAGACGCGCAAGCCACTGGGCATGGCCGAGGTGTCGCTGGTGTTCTCCACCGAGGATGGCCGGGCGCCGGCAAAGTACCTGGAGTATTCCGAGATACAGCTCACCCGGCGCCTCTACCGGGACGGCGACAGCGACTACCTGATCAACAGGACCCCTTGCCGTTTGTTGGACATCACCGAGCTGTTCATGGACACCGGCGTCGGCACCAAGGCCTACTCGATCATCGAACAGGGCAAGATCGGCATGATCCTGCATTCGCGCCCCGAGGAGCGGCGCTTTCTGATCGAAGAGGCGGCCGGCGTGACTAAGTTCAAGTCCCGCAAGCAGCAGGCGCTGAAGAAGATCGAGGGGACCAGGCAGAACCTGGCCAGGCTGGCCGATGTGCTGGGCGAGATCAGGCGGCAGCTGGCCTCTCTCCAGCGTCAGGCAAAAAAGGCCGAGAAATTCCGCGAGTACCGCGACGAACTGCGCGAGATCGAGCTCCTCTTCACGGCCTGCGAGTACCGCGCCACGGCGGAGCAGCGCCGGACAGCCGAGTCCGAGCAGGCGGTGCTCAACGGGCGCATCCGTGACGCCTTTTCGGAAACCGCCCTCTCGGAATCGCGCATCGAAGAGGCGCGTCTCTCCCAGGTGGAGGCGGAAAAGCGTCTGGCCATGGCCCAGGAGGAGATCTACCGCATCAAAAGCGAGTTTGCTACGGCCGAGAGCGGGCTTGAGTTCCAGCGCAAGGAACTCTCCAGTCTGACCGGGCGTCTGAGCCGGCTGGAGGCCGAGGCGGGCGAACTGGAGCTGCGCCAGCGGGAGTGTGCCGCCCAGCGGGAAGCGCTGGAACAGCGCCGCGATTCCTCATCCAGTGAAGGGGAGGAGCTGCAACTGCTCCTGCTGCGGGAAGAGGCGGCACTGGCCGGGCAGCAGCAGAGCGAACAGGAACTGTCGCTGCTGCTGGAGGGGCGCCGCAGGGAACTCTTCGCTGCTTTGGCTGAGTCGGCCCAGTTCAAGAACCGCGCCGAAGGTGCCCGGAAGCGCCTGGCTGCACTGGGCGAGCGCCTGGAGCGCCAGGCCCGTGAGGGAATCCAGCTGGCGGAACGGTTGGAGCTGGCCAGCCGGAACGTAAGCCAGCTCAAGGGCGAGATCGCGTCCGGGGAAGAGGAGCAGGAAGAGCTGCAGATGGAGCTCTCCTCCCTTCGGCAACGGGAGGACGAGCTCAAGAGCCGCCTGCCCAAGCTGGAGGAGGCCTGGCAGAAAGGGCGGGACGAGCTGAACCGTGCCTCGTCGCGCCTGCATTCCCTCCAGGAGCTGGAAGCCCAGTTCGCCGGCTACGACCGTGGTGTCAGGGTGCTCATGCAGACTCCTGAACTTCGCCCCCGTTTCAGCGGCATGCTGGCCGATAGCGTAACCGCACCCCAAGAGCTGGAAGCCGCCCTGGAGGCGGCCCTGGCGGATCGGCTGCAGTGCGTTCTCTGCTCCGATGAGCAGGACGCGCTCGTGGCCCTGGAATTCCTCAAGAAGGGCAATGCCGGACGTGCCGGGCTGGCTCTGCCTCTGGCTGTGGAACCGTCCCCTTTCGTTGCCGTGGACCAGGCGCTCCCTCTGGAGCGGCTGGTGCAGGTGAGCGGCCCCCATGGGGGGCTGGTTCGTCATATCCTGGGCGGCGTCATGCTCACCGAAACCCTTGCCCAGGCCCTGGAGCTGGCCCGAAGATTCCCCGCTCTCTCCTTCGTCACCCGCGACGGTGACATGGTTTCCCTGGGGGGGGTTGTCACCGGTGGTTCCAGCGAACAGGTGCAGAAGGGGATCATCCACAAGAAGCGCGAGATACGGGAACTGGAAGGGCGCGTTAGTGAACTGGGGGAGCAGGCCTCCGTCCTGGAGGCCGAACGGGACCAGCTGCGCACTCTTTCACGGGAAGTGGCCGAGGGGCTGAAGAGCATGGCCACACTGCTGCACCAGTCCGAACTGAGGCTGGCCGGTCTGCGCAAGGATCTCCAGCGGGCAAGCGACGAGATCGGCCGCACGGAGGAGCGCAGGGAGCTGCAGGCCCTGGAGGCGGAGACGCTGAACGAGGAGCGCGAGGCGCTGGAGGCGGAGCTGCGCCTCAGCCAGGAGCGCATGGCCGAGATTGGCGATTCCTCCCAGGGGCTTGACCAGGAGGTCAACCGCTTCAAGGAGGAATTGGACGCCTGCCGTGCCGGGCTGGCCTCTCTGCGGGAGCGGGTAACGACCATCAGGGTCCAGGTGGCCACCCTGGGGGAGCAGCGCGAGGCCAGCCTGCGGGGGATCGACGACCTGGAGCGCCAGTCCCGTGAGCTGGTGCGCCGCATGACCAGCGACCGGGATGAGCTGGAGCAGGGGGCCTCGGAGCGGACCCGCCTGCAGGAATTCATCTCCTCGGCCACGGAGCGGCTGGAACTGCTGCTCCACAGGCAGGAGGCAGGCGCCAGGTTTCTGGAAGAGGCGCGTCAGGCCCACGAAACAGCCCTGAACGAACTGGCCGTTGCCGAGGCACGGGCCAAGCGGGCACGGGAGGAGAGCGACAGCGTCCGCCAGGACCAGGCTGAACTCAACCTGCGCTTCTCGACCCTTTCGCTGCAGCTGGAGCATCTGGAGCAGGCCCTGCGGGATCGACACCGCCTGGCCATGGACGAGGCCCTGGTCAGGCTGGAAGCGGTTCGGTTCGACGAGCTTGCCAGCCGGGAGCGCCGGGCGGAGTTGCAGCGGCTGCTGGATGAGGTGGGCGAAGTCAACCTGATGGCTATCGACGAGTACGCCGAGATGGAAGAGCGCTTCAACTTCCTCTCCTCCCAGAGGGATGACCTGGAAGAGTCGCTGCGCAGCCTGCAGCAGGCCATTCAGCGTATCAACCGCACCACCCGGCAGCGTTTTCACGAGACGTACAACCTGGTCAACGCCAAGTTCCAGGAGGTCTTCCCGCGCCTGTTCTGCGGCGGGCGGGCGGAACTGCGTCTGACCAACGAGGACGACCTGCTGGAGACCGGTATCGACATCATTGTCCAGCCGCCGGGCAAGAAGCTGCAGAACGTGACCCTCCTGTCCGGCGGTGAAAAGGCCCTGACAGCCGTGGCGCTGATCTTCTCTATCTTTCTGATCAAGCTGACCCCCTTCTGCCTGCTGGACGAGGTTGACGCGCCGCTGGATGACGCCAATATCGGCCGTTTCAATGACATGGTGCGCGAGATGAGCGCAGTTTCCCAGTTCATCATCATTACCCACAACAAGGCGACCATGCAGGTGGCCGACACGCTCTACGGCATCACCATGGAGTCGCCCGGTTCATCAAAGGTGGTATCGGTAAAACTGCACTGA